A region from the uncultured Holophaga sp. genome encodes:
- a CDS encoding response regulator produces MGQRLLVVDNDKAFLDEHRTALEAAFEVEFMSSTEGAMPRLELGGICTVLICVEVTENKGYALCSAIRRTPALQDLKVVLISAKATEEEYSRHQSLKGRADLYLHKPMEPGALVASLSPLVPPRSTPPEDFLSELDGTDLGEEWLESLKSELEVDFEPLPPTDAGTTRVLPPAELEHRVAELEDMLATRTRELESLSSRLGDLDRLQSLEGAHSAAEAELTRVRESLALSQERIQELECRDAGTSSEETDRQIRLLKQDVAGLEGTLRGQRRELAEQGIRLQDLEAESQDLKARTETAEQRSNELESQLAEARQESGDLKAELEQTRRQLEEKSSLLTQTESRADELEVRGVELQAKLEETEAERRVCAGDLETSQGRLSQTETELAEKSTLVLRLEQELAAMSEQFEAARSVRDRQAEELSALQQQLEEAWATRDRLSSEGDTLRSELEKSRAEAQSSQALLEQAAAERDRFQADHKALEERLAQEGRDHEAQRTELLAGIDERESALMDLRVQLSTLETRSAALESEKRELEGHLNERSARLDSLTGVISDLEAGIRRASDLTRPF; encoded by the coding sequence ATGGGTCAGCGCCTCCTCGTCGTCGACAATGACAAAGCCTTCCTGGATGAGCACCGGACCGCCCTGGAAGCCGCCTTCGAAGTCGAGTTCATGTCCTCCACGGAGGGCGCCATGCCCCGACTGGAGCTGGGGGGCATCTGCACGGTCCTCATCTGTGTAGAAGTCACCGAGAACAAGGGCTACGCCCTCTGCTCCGCCATCCGGCGTACACCGGCCCTCCAGGACCTCAAGGTGGTCCTCATCAGCGCCAAAGCGACTGAAGAGGAATATTCCCGCCACCAGAGCCTCAAGGGGCGGGCTGATCTCTACCTCCACAAACCCATGGAGCCCGGTGCCCTGGTGGCCAGCCTGAGCCCCCTCGTCCCCCCCCGCAGCACCCCCCCCGAGGACTTCCTGAGCGAGCTGGACGGGACCGATCTCGGCGAGGAGTGGCTGGAGAGCCTGAAGTCCGAGCTGGAGGTGGACTTCGAACCCCTGCCTCCCACCGATGCGGGCACCACCCGGGTCCTGCCCCCGGCGGAGCTTGAGCATCGCGTAGCCGAACTGGAGGACATGCTGGCCACCCGCACTCGGGAGCTCGAGAGCCTCAGCAGCCGCCTGGGGGACCTGGACCGCCTCCAGTCCCTCGAAGGCGCCCACAGCGCCGCCGAGGCGGAGCTGACAAGGGTCCGGGAGAGTCTGGCCCTCAGCCAGGAGCGGATCCAGGAACTCGAGTGCCGCGATGCGGGCACCAGCTCGGAGGAGACCGACCGCCAGATCAGGCTGCTGAAGCAGGATGTGGCCGGACTCGAGGGCACCCTGAGGGGACAGCGGCGGGAGCTGGCCGAGCAGGGCATCCGGCTCCAGGATCTGGAGGCCGAGAGCCAGGATCTCAAAGCCCGCACGGAGACCGCTGAGCAGCGTTCCAACGAGCTGGAGTCCCAACTGGCGGAAGCCCGCCAGGAGAGTGGGGACCTCAAGGCCGAGCTTGAGCAGACACGACGGCAACTGGAGGAGAAGAGCTCCCTGCTGACCCAGACGGAATCCCGGGCGGATGAGTTGGAAGTCCGCGGCGTCGAACTGCAGGCAAAACTGGAGGAGACCGAGGCCGAGCGGCGGGTCTGCGCAGGCGACCTGGAAACCTCCCAGGGGCGCCTTTCCCAGACGGAGACTGAGCTGGCGGAGAAGTCCACCCTGGTCCTGCGGCTGGAACAGGAGTTGGCGGCCATGAGCGAGCAGTTCGAGGCCGCCAGGAGCGTCCGGGACCGGCAGGCCGAAGAGCTGAGCGCCTTGCAGCAGCAGCTGGAGGAGGCCTGGGCAACCCGGGACCGGCTGAGCAGCGAAGGGGACACCCTGCGCAGCGAGCTTGAGAAGAGCCGGGCCGAGGCCCAGTCCAGCCAGGCGCTCCTCGAACAGGCTGCTGCCGAGCGGGACCGGTTTCAGGCCGATCATAAGGCCCTGGAAGAGCGACTCGCCCAGGAGGGCAGGGACCATGAAGCCCAGCGCACTGAGCTGCTGGCGGGCATCGACGAGCGGGAAAGCGCCCTGATGGACCTGCGGGTACAGCTCAGCACCCTTGAAACCCGCAGCGCAGCGCTGGAGAGCGAGAAGCGGGAACTGGAGGGGCACCTCAACGAACGCAGTGCCCGGCTGGACTCCCTGACGGGGGTCATCTCGGATCTTGAAGCCGGAATCCGCCGCGCCTCGGACCTGACACGACCCTTCTGA
- a CDS encoding hemolysin family protein has product MHPLVLFATLLLILATAFFVLAEFAAVRVRSTQLEALLPDEPRAHAALDVHHHLDLHLSSIQVAITLLTITLGATGEDIFVEGFRRLFHRLPWPHLGLVLGSVLGLVVITVIQVVLAELLPRSFALRATTAWALRTARPLLFWSRLIRPLTWVLVHLTHATERLLGITPEETRVEEHAPTEEEFKHLLIKSQAQGNLELTRKELIENVFSFSKRSIKEVAIPRARVVHFDLRRPREENLQLARRSPHTRIPLVDGDLDHVVGVIHLKELLWALHEQGEDLDLQTLARPAFFVPEMRLIQDLLLDFQKEKQHLALVVNEHGGIDGIVTLEDVLEELVGEIQDEFDREVINLRRTRSGTWLAQGHVTLEQLEDHLGLSIEVEAGSVSLGGYFQEELGRILKVGDELKVQGWRIRVLEMRGMAPRKFLLRPPLPPEAAGEEA; this is encoded by the coding sequence ATGCATCCGCTCGTCCTGTTCGCGACGCTCCTCCTGATCCTCGCGACCGCCTTCTTCGTCCTCGCTGAGTTCGCCGCCGTCCGGGTCCGCTCAACCCAGCTGGAGGCGCTCCTCCCCGATGAGCCCCGGGCCCATGCCGCCCTGGATGTCCACCACCATCTGGATCTCCATCTCTCCAGCATCCAGGTGGCCATCACCCTCCTGACCATCACCCTGGGAGCCACCGGCGAAGACATCTTCGTCGAGGGCTTCCGCCGCCTCTTCCACCGCCTCCCCTGGCCCCATCTGGGTCTGGTGCTGGGCTCGGTCCTCGGGTTGGTGGTCATCACCGTAATCCAGGTGGTCCTGGCGGAGCTGCTGCCCAGGAGCTTTGCTCTCAGGGCCACCACCGCCTGGGCCCTCCGCACGGCCCGGCCCCTGCTCTTCTGGTCCAGGCTCATCCGGCCCCTCACCTGGGTGCTGGTGCACCTCACCCATGCCACCGAGCGGCTCCTGGGCATCACTCCAGAGGAAACCCGGGTGGAGGAGCATGCCCCCACGGAGGAGGAGTTCAAGCACCTCCTCATCAAGAGCCAAGCTCAGGGCAACTTGGAGCTCACCCGCAAGGAACTCATCGAGAACGTCTTCAGCTTCTCCAAGCGGAGCATCAAGGAGGTGGCCATCCCCCGGGCGCGGGTGGTCCACTTCGACCTCAGGCGCCCCCGGGAGGAGAACCTGCAGTTGGCACGGCGCTCCCCCCACACCCGCATCCCCCTGGTGGACGGGGACCTGGACCATGTGGTCGGCGTCATCCACCTCAAGGAGCTGCTCTGGGCCCTGCATGAGCAGGGGGAGGATCTGGATCTGCAGACCCTGGCCCGCCCAGCCTTCTTCGTGCCGGAGATGCGCCTGATCCAGGATCTGCTCCTGGACTTCCAGAAGGAAAAGCAGCACTTGGCCCTGGTGGTCAACGAACACGGGGGGATCGATGGCATCGTGACCCTGGAGGATGTCCTGGAGGAGCTGGTGGGCGAGATCCAGGACGAGTTCGACCGGGAGGTCATCAACCTCCGTCGGACCCGGAGTGGCACCTGGCTCGCCCAGGGGCATGTCACCCTGGAGCAGCTGGAGGACCACCTGGGCCTCAGCATTGAAGTCGAGGCCGGCAGCGTGAGCCTGGGCGGCTACTTCCAGGAGGAGCTGGGCCGGATCCTGAAGGTCGGTGACGAGCTCAAGGTGCAGGGCTGGCGGATCCGGGTGCTGGAGATGCGGGGCATGGCCCCCCGCAAGTTCCTCCTGCGCCCTCCCCTTCCACCGGAAGCAGCCGGTGAGGAGGCATGA
- a CDS encoding NTP transferase domain-containing protein — MRPLNAFILAAGLGTRMGPLSQVLPKPAWPLGGRPLVLWGAEALQREGFTRVGCNVHHLSGLLEAAVGGAIEVFREPELLGSAGGLTHARDRATDPLAVWNGDAIAEVPWRMFHAEHLRLGAQLSWLLVPHDGGPWNPVWLDGEGRLLPPGTPGPQGPFHFTGASLWGREALSLLPGGPADTKAHILPRLTRHLGIVVEPFPWLEVGTPDQLIAAAALLAPQAEGRLPGCYLHPGSEGGPGLKRCILGPGVHLAPGFEDRDAFWALTVEGLQRAELPLPGQPA, encoded by the coding sequence ATGAGACCCCTGAATGCCTTCATCCTGGCGGCGGGTCTGGGCACCCGCATGGGACCCCTCTCCCAGGTACTCCCCAAGCCTGCCTGGCCCCTGGGGGGGCGCCCCCTGGTCCTCTGGGGGGCGGAAGCCCTCCAGCGGGAGGGTTTCACCCGGGTCGGCTGCAATGTCCACCACTTGTCTGGCCTGCTGGAGGCGGCGGTGGGCGGAGCCATAGAGGTCTTCCGGGAGCCGGAGCTCCTGGGCAGTGCCGGTGGGCTCACCCATGCCAGGGACCGGGCGACGGATCCTCTGGCTGTGTGGAACGGGGACGCCATCGCGGAAGTCCCCTGGCGGATGTTCCACGCGGAACATCTCCGCCTGGGGGCACAGCTCAGCTGGCTGCTGGTGCCCCATGACGGAGGCCCCTGGAATCCGGTCTGGCTGGATGGAGAGGGTCGCCTGCTGCCCCCCGGGACGCCGGGCCCCCAGGGTCCCTTCCACTTCACCGGGGCCAGTCTTTGGGGACGGGAGGCCCTCTCCCTCCTGCCCGGGGGACCTGCAGACACCAAAGCCCACATCCTGCCCCGCCTGACCCGCCACCTGGGCATTGTCGTGGAACCCTTCCCCTGGCTGGAGGTCGGCACCCCCGACCAGCTCATCGCCGCGGCGGCCCTCCTGGCCCCCCAGGCCGAGGGGCGGTTGCCCGGGTGCTACCTCCACCCCGGCAGCGAAGGCGGCCCCGGCCTCAAGCGCTGCATCCTGGGACCCGGCGTACACCTGGCCCCCGGCTTTGAGGACCGGGATGCCTTCTGGGCGCTGACTGTAGAGGGTCTTCAACGCGCCGAGCTACCTTTGCCCGGGCAGCCCGCCTAA
- a CDS encoding phosphotransferase, with protein sequence MDARLQEALERWDCREPEALSGDAGARRYFRVRHPHLGTALLVLYPPAPLPGQGDDPYFDYRALQAYLDPVIRVATIIQYHDESRTMLMEDLGDETLERRLTRHPEEERRWVEIVALQLSSWVGLLTAGAPSRAFFMLRAFDDAKLSFEWEYCRTNFFQDFLQKDPPRWLDRLMEDVQARLVPQASYLAHRDFHVRNLMVQGDRLITLDFQDARKGAATYDLASILFDGYWDWSAETRDILVGRVREELGWSDSELWEELNLSALQRNFKALGTFGHQIIHRRKAHFAPAIPRTLRHILGHFQRLHHGEGVLQTENWLRIAERRLMER encoded by the coding sequence ATGGACGCGAGACTGCAGGAGGCCCTTGAACGCTGGGATTGCCGCGAGCCGGAGGCCCTCTCCGGGGACGCCGGGGCACGCCGCTACTTCCGGGTGCGCCACCCCCACCTCGGGACAGCCCTGCTGGTGCTCTACCCCCCGGCACCCCTCCCCGGGCAGGGGGATGACCCCTACTTCGACTACCGGGCCCTGCAGGCCTATCTGGACCCCGTGATCCGGGTCGCCACCATCATCCAGTACCACGACGAAAGCCGGACCATGCTCATGGAGGATCTCGGCGACGAGACCCTGGAGCGGAGACTGACCCGCCACCCGGAAGAGGAGCGCCGCTGGGTCGAGATCGTGGCCCTCCAGCTCAGCTCCTGGGTGGGACTCCTCACCGCGGGCGCCCCCTCCAGGGCCTTCTTCATGCTGCGCGCCTTCGATGATGCCAAGCTCAGCTTCGAGTGGGAGTACTGCCGCACCAACTTCTTCCAGGACTTCCTCCAGAAGGATCCACCCCGCTGGCTGGACCGCCTCATGGAGGACGTCCAGGCGCGGCTAGTGCCCCAGGCGAGTTACCTGGCCCACCGGGACTTCCATGTCCGGAACCTGATGGTCCAGGGGGACCGGCTCATCACCCTGGACTTCCAGGATGCCCGCAAGGGGGCCGCCACCTATGATCTGGCCTCCATCCTCTTCGACGGCTACTGGGACTGGTCTGCCGAGACCAGGGACATCCTGGTCGGACGCGTCCGGGAGGAACTGGGCTGGTCCGACTCCGAACTCTGGGAGGAGCTGAACCTCAGTGCCCTCCAGCGGAACTTCAAGGCCCTAGGGACCTTCGGACACCAGATCATCCACAGGCGGAAGGCCCACTTCGCCCCGGCCATCCCGAGGACCCTCCGCCACATCCTGGGGCACTTCCAGCGCCTCCACCACGGAGAGGGCGTCCTCCAGACTGAGAATTGGCTGCGGATCGCCGAACGGCGGCTGATGGAACGCTGA
- the pyrE gene encoding orotate phosphoribosyltransferase, with amino-acid sequence MTNLDLAAGLLEAGAVRLSPKSPFTWASGLKSPIYCDNRQLLGFPGLRTAIADALAARAAEKAPTLIAGTSTAGIPWASLVADRLELPLAYVRPEPKKHGMGRQVEGPHADGHKVVLIEDLISTGGSSVKCVEALRHEEAEVLEVLALFSYGLPQADATFLGAGVPLRVLATFDDLSRRAQALGQIDPADAASLSEWRQDTVAWSHRHE; translated from the coding sequence ATGACGAACCTGGATCTGGCTGCCGGACTTCTCGAGGCGGGGGCGGTGCGCCTCTCCCCCAAGAGCCCCTTCACCTGGGCCAGCGGGCTCAAGTCCCCCATCTACTGCGACAACCGGCAGCTTCTGGGCTTCCCCGGGTTGCGTACCGCCATCGCCGATGCACTGGCCGCCCGAGCTGCCGAGAAGGCTCCCACCCTCATCGCGGGCACCAGCACCGCAGGCATCCCCTGGGCCTCTCTGGTGGCGGACCGCCTGGAGCTGCCCCTGGCCTACGTCCGGCCTGAACCCAAGAAGCACGGCATGGGGCGGCAGGTGGAGGGGCCCCACGCCGACGGACACAAGGTGGTCCTTATCGAGGACCTCATCAGCACCGGTGGGAGCAGCGTGAAGTGCGTGGAGGCCCTGCGTCACGAAGAGGCGGAAGTGCTGGAAGTCCTGGCCCTCTTCAGCTATGGGCTGCCCCAGGCGGACGCCACTTTCCTGGGAGCTGGCGTTCCCCTGCGGGTGTTGGCCACCTTCGATGACCTCTCCCGCAGAGCCCAGGCCCTGGGCCAGATCGATCCCGCCGATGCCGCCTCCCTCTCGGAGTGGCGCCAGGACACGGTGGCCTGGAGCCACCGGCACGAGTGA
- a CDS encoding phosphoribosylformylglycinamidine synthase, which translates to MPCIRRLFVEKKPEFAVEARHILHDLRDNLGVAALQGLRLVVRYDIEGLEPQVLDAARWTVFAEPPLDEVFEEALPVDADEQALAVEYLPGQYDQRADSAAQCLQLLAHGARPKVACARVYVMKGALSAEDIARIRSYLVNPVDSREASPAKPTTLSPALPEPEAVKVMMGFNGADDALLQELQGQLGMAMTLADLRHTQAHFRDEEHREPTETELRLLDTYWSDHCRHTTFLTRLEGVTIEDGPFSGPIAKAFVGYRNLRREVLAERAAEKDECLMDIALLPMRALRQAGKLEDQEQTSEINACSVIVDIDTTAAPAGHEEWLLMFKNETHNHPTEIEPFGGAATCLGGAIRDPLSGRAYVYHSMRVTGSGDPRTPIAETLSGKLPQRKITTEAAAGFASYGNQIGLCTGQVREYYDPGYVAKRMEIGAVVAAVPRAQVRREEPVPGDQIILVGGRTGRDGIGGATGSSKTHTEESIETCGAEVQKGDAPMERKLQRLFRRPEFSRLVKKCNDFGAGGVSVAIGELADGLAINLDVVPKKYEGLNGTELAIAESQERMALVVSPAEVARVLELAREENLEAVVVAQVTEERRLRMSWRGQVIADLSRDFLDTNGAPQQTRARVSAPTAATPFGTPKVGTQDLAGRWKAALQSLDTCSQRGLVEKFDSTIGAASVLVPFGGATRRTPAEAMVAKFPVLGGETRSASAMSHGFIPGIAKWSPFHGAVWAHVLAAARLVAVGADPSRLRYTLQEYFGKPGSDPLRWGAPLAALLGALEAELALGTPAIGGKDSMSGTFKDLDVPPTLVAFAVDVVKADQVISPEFKGADHDVVLLELPRTAEELPDWAALKTLYGRLGQLIREGRILSAKVLDMEGLAPALSVMAFGNALGLDLDGEREAAFWFAPQPGAFVVELPSSERPDLLFSGLDWALLGRTITEPVIRLDETILELPGLQAAWEAPLEPIFPTTEVGEAPAALPPFQPVAATERKAPAIRMSRPRVVVTAFPGSNCEYDCAQAFERAGAIAETVVFRNLDPQAVEESLEAMAQAISRSQIIMVPGGFSAGDEPEGSGKFIAAAYRNARVKDAVHELLHHRDGLMLGICNGFQALIKLGLVPYGEIREQSPDCPTLTFNNLRYTSRMATTRVVSNRSPWFSRLSPGDRHVVAIAHGEGRIVGPDATLRRLLAEGQVATQYVDLAGQPTLDLDFNPNGSAFAIEGLTSPDGRVLGKMAHAERVTSNVWRNVPGEKDMQLFQAGVAYFA; encoded by the coding sequence ATGCCCTGCATCCGCCGCCTGTTTGTCGAGAAGAAGCCCGAGTTCGCCGTGGAGGCCCGTCACATCCTCCACGATCTGCGGGACAACCTGGGGGTCGCCGCCCTCCAGGGTCTGCGCCTGGTGGTCCGCTACGACATCGAGGGGCTGGAGCCCCAGGTCCTCGACGCCGCCCGGTGGACGGTCTTCGCCGAGCCCCCGCTGGATGAGGTCTTCGAGGAGGCCCTACCGGTGGACGCAGATGAGCAGGCCCTGGCGGTCGAGTATCTGCCCGGGCAGTACGACCAGCGGGCGGACAGCGCGGCCCAGTGCCTCCAGCTCCTCGCCCACGGCGCCCGGCCCAAGGTGGCCTGTGCCCGCGTCTACGTCATGAAGGGGGCTCTCTCGGCGGAGGACATCGCCCGGATTCGCAGCTACCTGGTGAACCCCGTGGACAGCCGGGAGGCCTCCCCCGCCAAGCCCACCACCCTGAGTCCCGCCCTTCCCGAGCCGGAGGCCGTCAAGGTCATGATGGGCTTCAACGGCGCAGACGACGCCCTGCTCCAGGAACTCCAGGGCCAGTTGGGCATGGCCATGACCCTGGCGGACCTGCGACACACCCAGGCCCACTTCCGGGATGAAGAGCACCGCGAGCCCACCGAGACCGAGCTGCGCCTCCTCGACACCTACTGGTCCGATCATTGCCGCCACACCACCTTCCTGACCAGGCTGGAGGGCGTCACCATCGAGGATGGTCCCTTCTCCGGCCCCATCGCCAAGGCTTTCGTGGGCTACCGCAACCTTCGCCGGGAAGTCCTGGCGGAGCGCGCTGCCGAGAAGGACGAGTGCCTGATGGACATCGCACTCCTGCCCATGCGGGCGCTGCGCCAGGCCGGCAAGCTGGAGGATCAGGAGCAGACCAGCGAGATCAACGCCTGTTCGGTGATCGTGGACATCGACACCACCGCCGCCCCGGCCGGGCATGAGGAGTGGCTCCTCATGTTCAAGAACGAGACCCACAACCACCCCACCGAGATCGAGCCCTTCGGCGGGGCCGCCACCTGCCTGGGCGGCGCCATCCGGGATCCCCTCTCCGGCCGGGCCTACGTCTACCACTCCATGCGCGTCACCGGAAGCGGTGACCCCCGCACCCCCATCGCGGAGACCCTGTCCGGCAAGCTCCCCCAGCGCAAGATCACTACCGAGGCTGCCGCGGGCTTCGCCTCCTACGGCAACCAGATCGGCCTCTGCACCGGCCAGGTCCGGGAGTACTACGACCCCGGCTACGTGGCCAAGCGCATGGAGATCGGCGCCGTGGTGGCCGCGGTGCCCCGGGCCCAGGTGCGCCGCGAGGAGCCCGTCCCCGGCGACCAGATCATCCTGGTGGGCGGGCGCACCGGTCGTGATGGCATCGGCGGGGCCACCGGCAGCTCCAAGACCCACACCGAGGAGAGCATCGAGACCTGCGGTGCCGAGGTCCAGAAGGGCGACGCCCCCATGGAGCGCAAGCTGCAGCGCCTCTTCCGCCGCCCCGAGTTCTCCCGCCTGGTGAAGAAGTGCAACGACTTCGGCGCGGGAGGCGTCTCGGTGGCCATCGGCGAGCTGGCGGATGGCCTCGCCATCAATCTGGATGTGGTCCCCAAGAAGTACGAAGGTCTCAACGGCACAGAACTCGCCATCGCCGAAAGCCAGGAGCGCATGGCTCTGGTGGTCTCCCCCGCCGAGGTGGCCCGGGTGCTGGAGCTGGCCCGGGAGGAGAACCTGGAGGCCGTCGTGGTTGCCCAGGTCACCGAGGAACGGCGTCTGCGCATGAGCTGGCGCGGTCAGGTCATCGCCGACCTCTCCCGAGACTTCCTTGACACCAACGGCGCCCCGCAGCAGACCCGGGCCCGGGTCTCGGCCCCCACCGCCGCCACCCCCTTCGGCACCCCCAAGGTGGGGACCCAGGACCTGGCCGGCCGCTGGAAGGCCGCCCTGCAGTCCCTGGATACCTGTTCACAGCGGGGCCTCGTGGAGAAGTTCGACAGCACCATCGGAGCCGCCTCTGTCCTGGTGCCCTTTGGCGGTGCCACCCGCCGGACCCCTGCCGAGGCCATGGTGGCCAAGTTCCCCGTGCTGGGCGGCGAAACCCGCAGCGCCAGCGCCATGAGCCACGGCTTCATCCCCGGGATCGCCAAGTGGAGCCCCTTCCACGGGGCCGTCTGGGCCCATGTCCTGGCCGCCGCCCGACTGGTGGCGGTGGGCGCTGACCCCAGCCGCCTGCGCTACACCCTCCAGGAATACTTCGGCAAGCCCGGTAGCGATCCCCTCCGCTGGGGTGCCCCCCTGGCGGCCCTCCTCGGCGCTCTCGAGGCCGAGCTGGCTCTGGGGACCCCCGCCATCGGCGGCAAAGACAGCATGTCAGGCACCTTCAAGGATCTGGATGTTCCCCCCACCCTGGTGGCCTTCGCCGTGGATGTGGTCAAGGCCGACCAGGTCATCAGCCCCGAGTTCAAGGGTGCCGACCACGATGTGGTGCTGCTGGAGCTGCCCCGCACCGCCGAGGAGCTCCCCGACTGGGCCGCCCTGAAGACCCTCTACGGCCGCCTGGGCCAGCTCATCCGCGAGGGACGCATCCTCTCGGCCAAGGTCCTGGACATGGAGGGCCTCGCCCCGGCTTTGTCGGTCATGGCCTTCGGCAATGCCCTGGGACTGGACCTTGACGGGGAGAGGGAGGCCGCCTTCTGGTTCGCCCCCCAACCCGGTGCCTTCGTGGTGGAGCTGCCCTCCAGCGAGCGGCCGGACCTCCTCTTCAGCGGGCTCGACTGGGCCCTGCTGGGGCGCACCATCACCGAGCCCGTCATCCGCCTGGACGAGACCATCCTGGAACTCCCCGGCCTTCAGGCCGCCTGGGAGGCACCCCTGGAGCCCATCTTCCCCACCACCGAGGTCGGAGAGGCCCCGGCGGCCCTTCCCCCCTTCCAGCCCGTGGCCGCCACGGAGCGCAAGGCACCCGCCATCCGGATGTCCCGCCCCCGGGTGGTCGTCACCGCCTTCCCCGGCTCCAACTGCGAATATGACTGCGCCCAGGCCTTCGAGAGGGCCGGGGCCATCGCTGAGACGGTGGTCTTCCGCAACCTGGACCCCCAGGCGGTGGAGGAGAGCCTTGAGGCCATGGCTCAGGCCATCTCCCGCTCCCAGATCATCATGGTCCCCGGCGGTTTCAGCGCCGGGGACGAGCCCGAGGGCTCGGGCAAGTTCATCGCCGCCGCCTACCGGAACGCCAGGGTGAAGGATGCCGTCCACGAGCTCCTGCACCACCGGGACGGCCTGATGCTGGGCATCTGCAACGGCTTCCAGGCCCTCATCAAGCTGGGCCTGGTGCCCTACGGCGAGATCCGCGAACAGTCCCCGGACTGCCCCACCCTCACCTTCAACAACCTGCGCTACACCAGCCGCATGGCTACCACCCGCGTGGTCAGCAACCGCAGCCCCTGGTTCAGCCGCCTGAGCCCCGGGGACCGGCACGTGGTGGCCATCGCCCACGGAGAGGGGCGCATCGTGGGGCCGGATGCCACCCTGCGCCGCCTCCTCGCGGAGGGACAGGTGGCCACCCAGTACGTGGACCTGGCGGGCCAGCCCACTCTGGACCTGGACTTCAACCCCAATGGCAGTGCCTTCGCCATCGAAGGCCTCACCAGCCCGGATGGGCGGGTGCTGGGCAAGATGGCCCATGCAGAGCGCGTGACCTCCAACGTCTGGCGCAACGTACCCGGCGAGAAGGACATGCAGCTCTTCCAGGCGGGCGTGGCCTACTTCGCCTGA
- a CDS encoding Hpt domain-containing protein produces the protein MSHSDSPILDSNTLEQLLTLDDGNLGLFLEMLELFKEDTPSRIEVLSPLLDAANAQELADVAHAIKGAASTMGAVRLRAAAAAIEASARTENLNGSTASMVQRLKDEYALAIEAMEAFRKSREA, from the coding sequence ATGTCCCATTCCGATTCCCCCATCCTGGACTCCAACACCCTCGAACAGCTCCTGACTCTGGATGATGGCAACCTGGGGCTCTTCCTGGAGATGCTGGAGCTCTTCAAGGAGGACACCCCGTCCCGGATCGAGGTCCTCAGTCCCCTGCTCGACGCTGCCAATGCCCAGGAACTGGCGGATGTGGCCCATGCCATCAAGGGGGCCGCCAGCACCATGGGGGCCGTCCGCCTCCGGGCCGCCGCGGCTGCCATCGAAGCCTCGGCCCGCACCGAGAACCTGAATGGCAGCACCGCCTCCATGGTCCAGCGTCTCAAGGACGAGTACGCTCTCGCCATCGAGGCCATGGAGGCCTTCCGCAAATCCAGAGAGGCCTGA